A section of the Triticum dicoccoides isolate Atlit2015 ecotype Zavitan chromosome 7A, WEW_v2.0, whole genome shotgun sequence genome encodes:
- the LOC119329250 gene encoding pheromone receptor transcription activator-like, with protein sequence MWLANSTPKSLVFYRSLCFLFVVVTFFLFVHISMPRKERRSGVAYIQNDKDRDLTFYKRRSGLFKRATDISSLTGARVAVVLETNNGKMHSFGTPLADPIVDAFLFGARTAVPSVDEATTARIGSVQNEVAQLDMENMSEEDKNQLSILRMKNIQEENPCMVANLIFTKEQDLGLEDLNKLFSELSRVQKDIRFRLPPLHGREDKTGGTCVAQDLQLPSVLPADHLGTTHSLMQSSWPHNLSQLQLPLDPLPPQPEQTPAPLFPMQAPQMFHSAPTSLAPHLDSHVQPIPNQVHEQTPPEELHVQNYESPCNIVQPQKNDANHDSTSGKNLEASALLGYSSGNALSIDDPFNTEQWGYALSDQSCYNSFLGMDAYLGSSGTDLGQSSMVNGGWVDVSPSSTGQDIDILTDYGELL encoded by the coding sequence ATGTGGTTAGCCAACAGTACTCCTAAATCCCTAGTTTTCTATAGATCCTTGTGCTTCCTATTTGTAGTAGTTACTTTCTTCCTCTTTGTCCACATTAGTATGCCGAGGAAAGAGCGGCGGTCCGGTGTGGCATACATCCAGAATGACAAAGACCGTGATCTCACCTTCTACAAGCGACGTTCCGGTTTGTTCAAGAGGGCTActgacatctcttccctcactgggGCTAGGGTTGCGGTCGTCCTAGAAACAAACAATGGAAAGATGCACTCATTTGGGACGCCATTGGCCGATCCCATTGTTGATGCTTTCCTATTTGGAGCTCGAACAGCAGTTCCCTCCGTCGACGAGGCAACCACTGCTAGGATTGGAAGTGTACAAAACGAGGTGGCTCAGTTGGACATGGAGAACATGAGTGAGGAAGACAAAAACCAACTTTCCATCCTTCGTATGAAAAATATCCAAGAAGAGAATCCATGTATGGTGGCAAATCTTATCTTCACAAAGGAACAAGATCTCGGTCTTGAAGATCTGAACAAGCTCTTCAGTGAGCTCTCTCGGGTCCAAAAAGACATTAGATTCCGGCTACCTCCATTGCATGGTCGTGAAGACAAGACTGGTGGCACATGTGTGGCACAAGATCTGCAACTACCAAGTGTTCTACCGGCGGATCATTTGGGTACTACTCATTCACTTATGCAGTCATCGTGGCCTCACAATCTCTCACAACTCCAGCTACCTTTAGATCCACTACCACCACAACCAGAACAAACTCCGGCACCACTTTTTCCTATGCAGGCACCACAAATGTTCCACTCTGCACCAACATCTTTAGCTCCACACTTGGATTCCCATGTCCAACCCATACCAAATCAGGTACATGAGCAAACTCCACCAGAGGAGTTGCATGTTCAGAACTACGAAAGTCCTTGCAACATAGTGCAACCACAAAAAAATGATGCAAACCATGACTCAACATCTGGGAAGAATTTGGAGGCCTCTGCACTATTGGGGTACTCGAGTGGCAATGCGCTTTCTATTGATGACCCATTTAACACTGAACAATGGGGTTATGCTCTATCAGATCAGTCGTGCTACAATAGTTTCCTAGGGATGGATGCTTACTTAGGCTCTAGTGGTACGGATCTAGGACAGTCTTCCATGGTAAATGGTGGATGGGTTGATGTGTCGCCCTCTTCCACTGGACAAGATATTGATATTCTTACAGACTATGGAGAGTTGTTGTAG